The following are from one region of the Paenibacillus sp. JZ16 genome:
- a CDS encoding helix-turn-helix domain-containing protein — protein MSKRSPISYEIKIQVVRRCLQHESNPNHEAKQLGVHKNTVNDWIRKYKVDGEEGLRESRGWKSYSKELKLSAIQDVRSGEYSVRAVVKKYHISSKSVLESWISKYTEGVKMKPTRKRIEPPHMNKGRKTTYEERIEIVQFTIAHDLDYQKVIDKYGVSYQQVYAWVRKYQASGHGALKDLRGRKKPLEELDEQERLKLRIKELEARNEHLEMENALAKKLTEIRRRNTR, from the coding sequence ATGTCCAAAAGAAGCCCGATTTCATATGAAATCAAGATTCAGGTTGTGAGGCGTTGCTTGCAACATGAATCCAATCCTAACCATGAGGCAAAACAACTGGGGGTCCATAAAAACACGGTTAATGATTGGATAAGGAAATACAAAGTAGATGGAGAAGAAGGATTAAGAGAATCCAGGGGATGGAAATCCTACTCCAAGGAGCTAAAACTATCTGCCATTCAAGATGTACGCTCTGGAGAATACTCTGTACGAGCGGTGGTGAAAAAGTACCATATTTCGAGTAAATCTGTGTTAGAGAGCTGGATTTCCAAGTATACTGAAGGGGTGAAAATGAAACCAACTCGGAAAAGGATTGAACCCCCTCATATGAATAAAGGACGGAAAACGACTTACGAAGAACGTATTGAAATTGTACAATTCACCATCGCCCATGATTTAGATTACCAGAAAGTCATCGACAAGTACGGGGTCTCTTACCAGCAAGTGTACGCATGGGTTCGTAAATATCAAGCGAGTGGTCATGGAGCCTTAAAAGACCTCCGAGGTCGTAAAAAGCCGCTAGAAGAGCTAGACGAACAGGAACGGTTAAAGCTTCGGATCAAGGAACTCGAGGCACGAAATGAGCATTTAGAAATGGAGAATGCACTCGCAAAAAAGTTGACAGAGATCCGGCGAAGAAATACACGTTAA
- a CDS encoding TraX family protein, which produces MQWIAMLTMLIDHVGLVFFPHQEIWRIIGRIAFPIYVYALVQGHRYTSSRPKYIIRLAVIAVISQIPYQLALDPEGLNVVITLVAGAIVLYVLERSESQLLSWMVVVAACALMSEFPFDYGAYGLLLILIFRYAQASWLVPLHMVLNLLFWFLNNWELQMWSVIPTAVIAYGPHAWRKLESIRVSRWVWRSFYPLHLLIIALLRVIV; this is translated from the coding sequence ATGCAGTGGATCGCCATGCTGACGATGCTGATCGATCATGTAGGGCTTGTGTTTTTTCCGCATCAGGAGATTTGGAGAATCATCGGCCGCATTGCTTTCCCAATCTACGTCTATGCTCTTGTTCAGGGGCACCGCTACACTTCTTCGAGACCCAAGTATATCATTCGGCTGGCCGTTATTGCGGTGATCTCCCAAATTCCCTATCAGCTTGCGCTGGATCCTGAAGGGTTGAATGTGGTCATTACCCTGGTTGCTGGAGCTATCGTTTTATATGTGCTGGAACGTTCGGAATCCCAGCTGTTATCGTGGATGGTTGTTGTTGCCGCCTGTGCCCTAATGAGTGAATTTCCGTTTGATTACGGAGCTTACGGACTGCTGTTGATTTTGATTTTCCGATATGCTCAGGCCAGCTGGCTTGTTCCGCTTCATATGGTGCTGAACCTGTTATTCTGGTTCCTTAATAACTGGGAGCTGCAGATGTGGAGCGTCATCCCGACGGCTGTGATAGCTTATGGCCCGCATGCATGGAGGAAACTGGAGTCTATCCGGGTGAGTCGCTGGGTATGGCGTTCATTTTATCCTCTGCATTTACTGATTATTGCGTTATTACGGGTGATTGTATAG
- a CDS encoding macro domain-containing protein, with protein MKTFKIGRTSVSVFIGDITTWTGDIIVNAANSGLLGGKGVDGAIHSAGGPEIMEQCMEIRKQQGGCPPGNAVITGAGRLPAQHIIHTVGPIWEGGGRREEHTLAECYRNSLLLAIEVGARSIAFPNISTGIYEYPKAPACDVALKAVTELLEEDLPDNRLDRIDFVCFSPDNEELYIHWLEQYTQEKEAQV; from the coding sequence ATGAAAACATTTAAAATCGGAAGGACATCGGTCTCCGTCTTTATAGGCGATATTACGACATGGACGGGCGACATTATCGTCAATGCTGCAAATTCGGGACTGCTGGGTGGAAAAGGCGTGGACGGCGCAATTCATAGCGCCGGCGGGCCGGAAATCATGGAGCAGTGCATGGAAATTCGCAAGCAGCAAGGCGGCTGCCCGCCAGGCAATGCCGTGATTACCGGTGCAGGCCGGCTGCCTGCCCAGCATATCATTCATACGGTCGGCCCGATCTGGGAGGGCGGCGGACGGCGTGAGGAGCATACGCTGGCGGAATGCTACCGCAACAGTCTCCTGCTTGCAATCGAGGTGGGTGCCAGAAGCATCGCCTTTCCTAATATAAGCACGGGTATCTATGAGTATCCTAAGGCTCCGGCATGTGACGTTGCGTTAAAGGCGGTTACGGAGCTGCTTGAGGAGGATCTGCCGGATAACCGCCTGGATCGGATTGACTTCGTTTGTTTTTCTCCTGATAATGAAGAGCTTTATATCCATTGGCTTGAGCAGTACACACAGGAGAAGGAGGCGCAAGTATAA
- a CDS encoding IS3 family transposase codes for MRALELRAVIRKKRPNYMKAPAQHIAENVMNRKFQAEVPNQKWCTDVTELKYGNGRKAYLSAIIDGYDNSVVSWVFSHSNNNELVMNTVKKAYKRNPNATPLLHSDRGFQYTSLEYRQLQKRYKFTKSMSRVSRCLDNQPIERFWGTLKAESYYLEKYDTYDSLLRSVRAYIYYYNNFRYTERLNGLSPNEYRRAA; via the coding sequence ATGCGAGCCCTTGAATTAAGGGCAGTGATTCGCAAAAAACGGCCAAATTACATGAAAGCTCCAGCCCAACATATCGCTGAGAATGTCATGAACCGAAAATTCCAAGCGGAGGTCCCCAACCAAAAGTGGTGCACCGATGTAACAGAGCTAAAGTACGGAAATGGCCGCAAGGCCTACCTGAGTGCCATTATTGATGGATATGACAACTCTGTTGTTTCATGGGTGTTCAGCCATTCCAATAACAATGAGCTTGTCATGAATACGGTAAAGAAAGCATATAAAAGAAATCCGAATGCTACGCCGCTCTTGCACAGTGATCGCGGCTTTCAATATACTTCGCTGGAATACAGACAACTTCAAAAGAGATACAAGTTTACAAAAAGTATGTCTCGTGTAAGCCGGTGTTTGGACAACCAACCCATTGAACGATTCTGGGGTACCTTAAAAGCAGAAAGCTATTATCTGGAGAAGTACGATACGTATGACAGTCTCCTTCGTAGTGTAAGAGCTTATATCTATTATTACAATAATTTTCGATACACCGAACGACTAAACGGCTTATCCCCTAACGAATATCGACGAGCAGCTTAA